In Rutidosis leptorrhynchoides isolate AG116_Rl617_1_P2 chromosome 2, CSIRO_AGI_Rlap_v1, whole genome shotgun sequence, one genomic interval encodes:
- the LOC139891488 gene encoding abscisic acid 8'-hydroxylase CYP707A2-like: MEFFTITILCSLFFTILFSFFVFTSSSDARRTTLPLPPGTLGWPYIGETFELYSQNPNVFFTSKVKKYGSIFKTHILGCRCVMISSPAAAKLVLVTKSHLFKPTFPASKERMIGKQAIFFHQGDYHFKLRRLVLRAFTPESIKHFVSDIESIVVDALSSWENRLINTFQEMKIFTFNVALLSILGKDEVLNSSEDLKRCYYILEKGYNSMPINLPGTLFHKSMKARKELAQILAKIISGRRETTKESHNDLLGSFMEHKEGLTDEQIADNIIGVIFAARDTTASVLTWIIKYLAENPSVLHLVTEEQEAIKRGQDEGSEDKNLSWADTKKMPITSRVIQETLRVASILSFTFREAVEDVEFEGYLIPKGWKVLPLFRNIHHSADNFPDPEKFDPSRFQVAPKANTFMPFGSGIHSCPGNELAKLEILVLLHHLTTKYRWSLVGPLNGIQYAPFALPQNGLPIKLSLKY, translated from the exons ATGGAATTTTTCACCATTACCATCTTATGTTCTTTATTTTTTACTATTTTATTTTCGTTCTTCGTCTTCACCTCATCCTCTGACGCCCGTCGAACAACGCTTCCTCTCCCTCCCGGCACCCTTGGTTGGCCGTACATCGGCGAAACCTTTGAACTTTACTCGCAAAACCCAAATGTCTTTTTCACCTCCAAAGTAAAAAA GTATGGATCAATATTCAAAACACACATATTAGGATGTAGATGTGTGATGATATCAAGCCCTGCAGCTGCTAAACTTGTATTGGTCACCAAATCTCATCTTTTTAAGCCTACATTTCCTGCTAGCAAAGAAAGAATGATTGGTAAACAAGCCATTTTCTTTCATCAAGGTGACTACCATTTTAAGTTAAGACGTCTTGTTCTTCGAGCATTTACACCAGAATCTATCAAACACTTTGTTTCCGACATTGAATCCATCGTTGTGGACGCCCTTAGCTCCTGGGAAAACCGATTGATCAACACTTTCCAAGAAATGAAAATT TTTACGTTCAACGTTGCATTGCTTTCAATTTTGGGAAAGGATGAGGTGCTCAACAGCAGTGAAGATTTAAAAAGATGTTATTACATTCTTGAAAAGGGTTATAATTCGATGCCAATTAATCTTCCGGGAACTTTGTTTCACAAATCAATGAAGGCTAGAAAGGAACTAGCCCAGATCTTGGCAAAGATTATTTCGGGTAGAAGAGAAACGACAAAAGAATCACACAACGATTTATTAGGTTCTTTCATGGAACACAAAGAAGGACTCACTGACGAACAAATAGCCGATAACATCATTGGCGTCATTTTCGCTGCTAGGGACACAACCGCAAGTGTATTAACATGGATCATCAAGTACTTAGCTGAAAACCCGTCCGTTCTACATTTAGTCACC GAGGAACAAGAGGCAATAAAAAGGGGTCAAGATGAGGGTAGTGAAGACAAGAATTTGAGTTGGGCAGATACCAAGAAGATGCCTATTACTTCCAGAGTCATTCAAGAGACACTCAGAGTTGCTTCTATCTTATCTTTTACCTTTAGAGAAGCTGTTGAAGATGTTGAATTTGAAG GGTATCTTATTCCTAAAGGATGGAAAGTATTGCCACTGTTCAGAAACATTCACCACAGTGCAGATAATTTTCCTGATCCAGAGAAGTTTGATCCTTCAAGATTCCAG GTTGCACCAAAAGCCAATACATTTATGCCATTTGGCAGTGGGATCCACTCATGTCCAGGAAATGAATTAGCCAAGCTGGAGATATTAGTCCTCTTACATCATTTGACCACAAAGTACAG GTGGTCATTGGTTGGCCCACTGAATGGGATACAATATGCACCATTTGCTCTACCACAAAATGGCTTGCCCATTAAACTCTCCCTCAAGTACTAG